The Phoenix dactylifera cultivar Barhee BC4 chromosome 12, palm_55x_up_171113_PBpolish2nd_filt_p, whole genome shotgun sequence genome includes the window aaggaATTAAGGGATAAATAAATGGGTTAGAGAAAGAGCATCAatacctttttttatttttagtattttaaataGAAACCAATGGATTAAGAATGTGAATGAGAAATGaatagaatttctttaaaaCTAGAGTCCGGCTAAATTAAGATCTAAAGATAAGAGATTAAGACACACAAATAAATAGAGACTCTAACCAAAAAATTTTGACCGGGAGAATctaatatttaatatatctCTCATTTAATAGTATAGTATAGATTTGATGAGTTAGAAATTTTAGGAGCTTGATATATTGTTATGTTTGTTATATTTGCTAATCAACTTTCTACCCAATGCTCATTGATTGCGAGGCAATTCAATGACAAGAGAAATAAATATAATGAATATAGTTGCCTAAATTAAACTAATGTTATGTTCTAGATTTGTGGCTTGCTCTTCTAGACCATTATTAATAACTCATACATTTCTTCCTTCAAATTTACACTATAGGCATAAAAAGTTTATTCcacatttttttatataattcacGTTATAGGTAGAAAAGAAATTACAAAATTGTACATAAAGATTTTTGATGTAGCACAGTCAATGATGGAAGGATCGCATAGCGAAGTGGATATCGCGTTAGACTCCGGATCTAAAGGTCGTGGGTTCAAATCCCACTGCGATCGTCGCGTTGGATTTGTTTTGTGTCCGTTGTAAATATCTTGTAGTTCTGTACCTGTCTCTAGTTGGACCACTCAATCCAAATGCTCGAAGCTAAACATACTCCCGCTACCGCGTTTGCTGGACTGAAATCCCGCGACTTTGAAATcatccctccccctcccttaaCTCGGTATACACCACCCACTCGTGCCCTTTTCAGAACTTGTCATCATCtaatgtactttttttttttttttttttttttttttggctaaaaacgGGTTTTCATACagtacgtgtacgaatacacccaataaagtcaaaaaagacTAGCTCACGGAGAGCCagtggcagctccccctcccccacccaaaaagtgtaccctgaatgatgagccgcgaaggcagccacccagtcggctgccccattggcttctctgaatacatgttTGGCCTGGATGGCCACCCCAACCCCACACATCGTCCCTATATCCCGAACCAAGGGATGGTCTGAGCCCCCACCCCTCAGCTCCtcctggatccaactgataactgtggctgagtcgccctccaagatAATCGCACCAGCCTGCAGTACCTGCCTCGCATATCGAAGACCCGCCCAGGCGGCTCCGTAGCTCTGCCCCGGGAACCGACGTACCGAAAAGTTGACAGCCTCCTGCTGCCACCACTCTGGAGTGCGGATCCCGTGTCACAAAACCCGCACCTCCTCGCGCGCCTCCCTCCATGACCGATCCgtcgaaattgaccttgaggaagctcgggggtgggggttcccaggtgaaaaacacctgctgaggagctgccggagcagagagggaaccccaggtgtcccgagctatcagagGTCTATCTGAAGAAAGTCTGATCTCCAATGCCTGGACTCGCGCGAACTCCGCAAcgaacctcggtgacaccctgcgctcaccgaAGGTGCGGGCGTTCCtcgccagccagatctgatgtgCTGTGCAGGTCGCTCGAATAGCCTCCTGACATGTCCGAGGCCGGGCCAGCCACTGCTGCATCATCTGTACAAACTGAGGCCTCCCACACCAAACCTCCTGCGGGAACCCTGCCCACAGCCATGCCGACCTCGCCCACGTACACTGGAAGAGCACGTGGTCGGTCGACTCCTCGACACTACATGTCCCGCACTCCGCGGGGATCCCCCAACCTCGCCTGCTCAGCATTGCTCTCGTCGGCAGGCGgtcccatgccaccttccataagaagagtGCCGCCCTCGGGTGAAGCCCAGACCTCCAGATCCAAGCATAGTCCTGCCCCGGCTCATGCTCCTGCAGGATAACATCGGCGAGGTCTCCCAGACTGACACTGGACCGGCAAGAGGTGCCCCAAACCCTGACATCAGGCCCCCCGCAACCTGGCACCGGAAGGGACCGGATCCTCTCGGCTAGACATCCTCCAAACAGCTGACATAGCCTAGCGTCATCCCATGCAGACTCTCCTGGGGCAAGAAGATCGGAGACCCGCAACCCCTCCGCTGCCTCAGCATCGATCATGGTCGGCCAGCACCTCAGTGGAACAGTATCCACCCATGGGTCCGTAGTCATATCAATACTCCGCCCATCGCCAATCAGCCACCTGGTATTTGCTGACACCGTCGGcagatacctcccaatctcccgccacatgaaggagactCGTCGCGCTCTCCGTGCCGCCTCTGAGCCCCCACGGCCATATCTGGccgccatcacctgactccacagCTCGTGTGGCTGTAACAAGAACCGAGCTGCATGCCGAGCAATGAAAAGCTCGCGCCGCTCCAGTAGGGACTGCACCCCGAGGCCACCCTCACTGGTAGGCCGGCAGACATGCTCCCAGGCCACCAAATGCACCCCGTGGCCTCCGCCGTATGACCCCCACAGAAAACACCGCAGCAATCGCTCGACCCTCAGCAAGGTCATCTTCGGAACCACGGTGTTGGCCATGAGGTATACTGGCATGGACCCCAACACTGATCTGATCAAGGTCAGTCTCCCCATCATAGACAGGGAGGCCGCTCTCCATCCCTCCAACCTGCTCTCCACCCGCTGCACTAGGTAGGAGCACTCTGCCACCCGCAGTCTGCGGCCTGTGATAGAAACTCCCAGGTAAGTCAATGTCTCCTCCTGCTGAGGTATCTGTAGAATCCCTCGGATCTCCTGTCTGACCCTGCTCTCCGTGCTCGGGCTGAAGTGGACTGCTGACTTGTGGAAATTAACTCTCTGACCTGACGCCGCGCAATAGTCCGCCACTACCCTCCGAAGGACCCGTGCATCAGAAACCCGCGCCCTGGCCAAAAGAAGTCAATCATCAGCGAAAAGTAAATGGGAAAGAGGACTAGCCCCCGGGGCGGGGACATAGGCCTCGAGCTCTCTACGGGCACACACCCTCTGCAAATCACGAGACAAAATGTCAGCACAAAGAATAAACAAATAAGGCGATAGAGGGTATCCCTGGCGCAGCCCCATGGTGGACTCGAAAAAAGGAGAAggtgtgccgttgaccaagatagaaaaCCTTGGCCCCCCGACACACCCCATGATCCAACCGATCCACTGTCTGTGGAAGCCGTATGCCTCGAGTACCTGCTGAAGAAATCTCCATCTGATCCTGTCGTAAgctctctccatatccagcttaaTAGCCATCAAGCTTCGTCGCTTCGATGCTTGCTgcagatcccacatcatctcctgggCCAACAGCACATTATGGGAGATGTTTCTGCCAGCTATAAAAGCCCCCTGCTCCTGACTGATAATGCCAGGCAGTAAGGGCTTCATCCTACGGACCATTATTCTGGCCACAACCTTATACAAGGTTGTGCACAAACTAATGGGTCTGAAATGGCCAGGCTCCGCCGCCTCCTGACGCTTCGGAATGAGCGTGATGAAGGTAGCCTTCCAGTCATCCGGCATCCTCTCCTGAGAGAAAAAGCACTGAATAGCCTTTATCACTGCTGTCCGAATGATACCCCAATACTGTCGGAAAAAGAACGGGGGGAACCCGTCCGGACCCGGAGCCTTGTCTGGAGCCAAAGCCCAGACTGCCTCCTGAACCTCCTGAGCAGACACTGGTCGGACCAGGGTTGCGTTCTCAGTGTCCTCGATCCTCGCATCCATCCTCATGGGATGGTCTCTGTCGCCGGACTCCTCATCCGCCGTCCATCTGTCACGGAAGAAGTCCAGTAAGACCTGGCGAATGGCAGGCTCACCTTCCACCCGATGTCCAGACCCGTCTCGCAGCGAGTGGATAGTGCTCCGCTGCCTCCGGATAATCGTAGACCGGTGGAAGAAGCTAGTATTGCGGTCACCCTCATGTACCCACTGAACTCGAGATTTCTGTCGCCAGAAGATCTCGTGCTGCCGTAGTAGTGAGTGGTGGGTCGCTAGAAGCCCCCGGAGATCACCCATGTCATCCACCGAGAGCTCACCTTCTAGATCTTCTTTCCGCTGTAATTCAGAGATCGCAGTCTCTACCCCCTCTACTCTCCGGAAGATATCACCCACAGTCTCATGGTTCCACTGCCGAAGACGCCTCTTGGCCAATTCTAGTTTGCGCGACAGCCGGTGCATAGCGTCTCCACGCACCGGGATGCGTCATGCCTCACGGACAATATCCCAGGACTGGGggtatgatagccaaaccttctcaaagcAGAAGGGGCTATGATGACTAGGTCCCGATGATGTGGAAATCAGCAGGGGGCAATGGTCTGAGGCGATCCGAGGTAGGTGACTAACTCTGCAGGTAGGAAAACGGAGGATCCAGTCCGGGGACGCAAAGGCCCTATCAAGAcgctcccaaaccctagcactgccaagctgattattgcaccaagtAAACTGAGGTCCAGAGAACCCTAAGTCCACTAGGCCAGTACGCGACACAAAATCGCGAAACTCCCTCCTATCCGCTCTATCCATAACGGCTGCCCCGCCCCTCTTGTCGCTCGAGCTCAATATGCAATTAAAGTCGCCAACTACAACTGTCGGGACACCCTGGGCTGTAAGGCTGGTAATCTCCTGCCAGAGGACTCTCCTGACCCTATAATCCGTGCTCACATACACCCCACACAAAACCCATGGGGCAACATCCGGTGCCGAAACAACCATAACTACCTGTTGGGGGCAGTTGTGGAAGACATCAAAGGTCGCCACCCCTCGCCTCCACAGTAGCAGGATACCTCCCGACAGCCCTCGGGAATCGACTGCGTATGACTCCCAGTCCCTCCCTAAATGCCGTCTCAAGCGTACAAGCCCCTCACCAGATAGCCGGGTCTCGCTGATGAAGCAGATCTCCGGACAATGAACTTGCACCAACCGTTTGAAGGATGACATGAAGgacggcttggccgcccccctacaattccagGCTAGGATCCTCATGGATCACAGTCCACATAGTCGGCCTCTGACCCATCCTCCCCCTGGGCCGCGGGGCCAGCCTCAAGCGTGCTACCTGGGCCCTCCCGCTACTCAGCAGATACGACCTGCATGACTGCCGACCTAATACGCTGCACAGCAGTCGTGTGGTCAGTGCCCCCTCCCGTCACCATCGGTTCGGCCTGGCACCCCTGCGAAAGCGGCACGATGTGGTCCCTGGCCCCGCTCCCACTGGGTGCATCCTCCCGCTGCTCATCTCCAACCGGAGGCCAAGGGCCAAACCGGAAGACTCCATCATGGTCAGTGCCCACCCGCACATCCCCAGGCGGAACCCCACTCGTCACACCCAAAGTGAGAAAAGCATGATCGTCGTGTACGGGGGGACCCATCTCCGAATCTGCTCCCTGATGAGGACGCCTAAACCGAAAAGGCCCAGCTGGTTCCTCGCTCTGGCCCTGCAGCGCAGGTCCCGTCTGACCCCCCAGGCCCGTATCTGAGTGGGCCTGTGGGCCTAATACAGCGTGGCCCAAAGAGCCAACCGCGGGCTGGGCCTGAGGGCCCAGCGCCCGCGGTTCCCAACAGACCGTGCGGCCCATCGGCCGCGCGCATCATCGCACGGGCCCAGCGTATCCTGGGCCCGCTCGACCCCAGCACTGGGCGCTTTCAGCGCGCCCGGCGCGTCCCTAGAACCCGGCGCGCTGCTGGCGCAAAGCGCGCCAACAGCGCCGGTTGCGCCGACCGCGTGGGCCACGCCCGCGTCGCGGTTCGCGCCCCGGCCCGCCCCCACCGGCCTACGACCCCGGCGCCCAGCCTCGTGGGCCCGGCTGTGCTGGGGGGGCCCGGTTGGGTTCCCTCGGCCCACAGGTACAAGGGCCAACTGGGCCCCCCGCCCGGTACCCCCAAGTGGGCCAAGGCCCGCCTGCGGCCTGGGCCGCTTTTGGGTTTTGGCCCGGGCCGCGGCCGCCCGGCTGGGCTCAGAGTCAGCCACGATCGGGGCTTTGCCGAGTCGTCGACTCAGCCCCGGGTCCGCAGACTCGGTCAGGAGGTCATCGGCCGAGTCCACCAGAAGGGGGCCGAAGGATGCATCCGGGTGGCCGTCCCCCCCAACGGCTAGCGGGGACCGGCGGCGAGCCACCTTCGCCGGCTTCTGCCAGCCATCGGTGTCCGCCGGGGACACCGGCGTAGTTGGTCGAGCCGCCGGAGACAGCGGCCGAGTCGAGGACAACCCGGGCCCCGAGTGCGCCTCGGTCGTCTTCCCCGGCCACGGGGGCCGGTTCTCCCGCGAGATACGCTGCCGTGTCGCCACCATCCAGGGACCGTAGATCGGTCCCTGTACGTTCTCCCCGACGCCCGAAGCTGGCTGGGCAGGCCCGCCCCCCGGGTCCACCGCCGCCGCAGAGGCCGAAGCCGAAGCCGAACCCGCCGAACCCGAGCCCCCCTCAGCGGTAGCGGTCGCCGGAGAGCGGCAAGCCGCTACCTGGTGGCCCATACGCCCACATCGGGAGCACACCGGGGCATTTTCGAAGACGAAGGGCCATCTCACCTTCGTCTTCCCCTGGATAAGCACGCCCGGCAGCAATGGTTTGGTGGTGTCAACCACCACCCTCACCCGGGCGAAACCCATCGCTTGCCGCTGCTCTGTGAAGCTGTCCACAGCTACCGGCCGGCCCGCCCGAGCGGCTATAAAGAAGATGGTCGACGTCGACCAATATTCCGGCGGCAGACGAGGCAGGCGGAGCCACACCATTGCCGTCTGCACAGCCTCCTCCCCAGGTTCAAAATCCGGAACCCATGGGGTCATAGCGAGGAGTTGCCCGGCCACCACCCACGGGCCCTCGCTCAACGCCCGGTCCCGGTCCTCCGTCGACCGGAACCTCAGGGCGAGGTAGCCGTCCGCAAGCGGGACGGCCACCACCTCTGTCAACTTGGTCCGAGCAGCGACTTCCTTCGCCACCCACTCGGCTGGGACACGGCGGCCGAAGCTCCGGACCACCGCTGCCCGCCCTTCCCATTCGAGCCGGGCCGCCGCGATCGGCTCCTCCGGAGGATGCAACACCTCCGGGAAGCAGCGGCTCAGCCGCTCGACCTCCGCGGCCGTGGGCCATTGAGTCACCCACGGCCCCGGCCTCGTCCAGGCTCCAGACCCCTTACCAGTGCCTCTCGCCGCTCCCTCCGTTGCCGTCCCCGTCGATTGCTTCCCCCTCCGATCCATTGGGCGCCCTGCAAGGAAGAAGACGGCAAGTTCCGTCGAGCTGTTAGCTTGTTCCGTCGCAAGTCCCGCCACCCGGATGGACGACCGGTCTCCCGCGACGCCGAAGACCACTTCGCCTAGGCCGGCGTTGACACCGACGGGCAGTTCTCCGGCAGGAAACTATCCGTTGGAAGTTTCCCCGGAGCTCTGATCCTAGTTTACCTTCTTTGCCAAACCCGTATCACCCCGGAACCATTTAGATTTGCCATGACCAAGGCCACACTCCTCCGAGTCCAACGACGGCCCCGCCACCCTCTCGGAGATCAAACACCTTCAGGGCACACTCTCATCGAAGCCGGAGTCGCCCACAccagcacccccccccccccccccccccccccccccaaccgcCTCGTCGCCCTCTACTCCGCCGCCGCCAACCACGCCCGCCAGCCCGACCCCGCCATCGACCATGC containing:
- the LOC120112787 gene encoding uncharacterized protein LOC120112787, with protein sequence MHRLSRKLELAKRRLRQWNHETVGDIFRRVEGVETAISELQRKEDLEGELSVDDMGDLRGLLATHHSLLRQHEIFWRQKSRVQWVHEGDRNTSFFHRSTIIRRQRSTIHSLRDGSGHRVEGEPAIRQVLLDFFRDRWTADEESGDRDHPMRMDARIEDTENATLVRPVSAQEVQEAVWALAPDKAPGPDGFPPFFFRQYWGIIRTAVIKAIQCFFSQERMPDDWKATFITLIPKRQEAAEPGHFRPISLCTTLYKVVARIMVRRMKPLLPGIISQEQGAFIAGRNISHNVLLAQEMMWDLQQASKRRSLMAIKLDMERAYDRIRWRFLQQVLEAYGFHRQWIGWIMGGARVSDARVLRRVVADYCAASGQRVNFHKSAVHFSPSTESRVRQEIRGILQIPQQEETLTYLGVSITGRRLRVAECSYLVQRVESRLEGWRAASLSMMGRLTLIRSVLGSMPVYLMANTVVPKMTLLRVERLLRCFLWGSYGGGHGVHLVAWEHVCRPTSEGGLGVQSLLERRELFIARHAARFLLQPHELWSQVMAARYGRGGSEAARRARRVSFMWREIGRYLPTVSANTRWLIGDGRSIDMTTDPWVDTVPLRCWPTMIDAEAAEGLRVSDLLAPGESAWDDARLCQLFGGCLAERIRSLPVPGCGGPDVRVWGTSCRSSVSLGDLADVILQEHEPGQDYAWIWRSGLHPRAALFLWKVAWDRLPTRAMLSRRGWGIPAECGTCSVEESTDHVLFQCTWARSAWLWAGFPQEVWCGRPQFVQMMQQWLARPRTCQEAIRATCTAHQIWLARNARTFGERRVSPRELRGAWKGISVAIKLLNAKRWSNFLYL